Below is a window of Deltaproteobacteria bacterium DNA.
TTGCCGGGGTTCTCCTGCTCCAGAAGTTTATCCTCCAGCACCTGAAGAAAAACCGGGTTTTTCCGAGAACGATATCCCTCAATGAGAACCTTCAATCCTTCATCCTGCTTACCCATCGCAATAAAAGCCTCACCACGAGAAACAGTTGCCGGCACAAAGTCCGGCGCTTCCTTCAAGACCTCCTTTAAAAGCTTGACAGCCTTATCATACTCCCCCTTTTTAACGAGGTCGGCTGCTGACTGATATTTCAGGCCGGTCAGATAGGCCTGGGCGTCTTCGGCCTTGCCGCTGATTTTAAGGAGTTTCCTCTGTGTGTCTACAGCCCCGTCCCAGTCATCCTCCCGCTCCTGAATATCTCGGAGGATCGTCAGTGCCGTCCGATTGCCGTCATCTCTGCCGATAATCTCTTTTAACACCGCCGCCGCGTCCTGGAACTTTTCAGCGGCAATAAAGTCATCGACGAGCATGAGAAGCAGACGAAGGTCTTTTGGATGGGCAACCCTTGCCTTCTGGTGCAGGGCGATGGCCTGGTCCACCTTGCCTTTCCCCAGGTAGACCTTGCCCAGCCTGAAAAAGGGGAGGAGAAATTCGGAATCCTTACCCACTGCATCCTCGAGGAATTTTACTGCCTTATCCTCTTTCCCGGAAAGGTGAGCGTCCACGCCCTTGTTGTAAAGTTCCTCCGCCTTCTCTCTGCGTTTCCTTTTCATCCTTTCTAAAACCTGCACATAGGTCCTGCGGATTCCCCTGATTCCAAAGAGGGTC
It encodes the following:
- a CDS encoding DUF1049 domain-containing protein; the encoded protein is MSRIVTIILLIMVIAFSYFAYYNQNDVTVLLWRGQASEVPLLGVVLVSMGIGALFVLTLFGIRGIRRTYVQVLERMKRKRREKAEELYNKGVDAHLSGKEDKAVKFLEDAVGKDSEFLLPFFRLGKVYLGKGKVDQAIALHQKARVAHPKDLRLLLMLVDDFIAAEKFQDAAAVLKEIIGRDDGNRTALTILRDIQEREDDWDGAVDTQRKLLKISGKAEDAQAYLTGLKYQSAADLVKKGEYDKAVKLLKEVLKEAPDFVPATVSRGEAFIAMGKQDEGLKVLIEGYRSRKNPVFLQVLEDKLLEQENPGKLIEIYQELLEKMPDDVFLNLFYGKTCLRLEMVDQGLMALKKVESFRYDSPFLHALLGEAKAKRERFEDAVEEFRKYMDISLGMSPQYQCGNCGYTTRKWSARCESCSRWNTLTLPALDEVAALPAAAPRYESQE